One segment of Caldanaerobius polysaccharolyticus DSM 13641 DNA contains the following:
- the fabZ gene encoding 3-hydroxyacyl-ACP dehydratase FabZ, with the protein MLDLKDIQGLIPHRYPFLLIDRVLEIGDNKIVGIKNVSGNEPFFQGHFPGIPIMPGVLIAESLAQLGAVYIKQQPEFKDKLMVLAGLDKFRFRRQVLPGDQLKLEVEFLSMKKNIGKGHGIATVQGEIACEGDILFAAVEN; encoded by the coding sequence ATTCTAGATTTAAAGGATATACAGGGGCTGATACCTCACAGGTATCCTTTTTTGCTAATTGACAGGGTTTTAGAAATAGGCGATAATAAGATTGTAGGGATAAAAAATGTGAGCGGCAATGAGCCGTTTTTTCAGGGGCATTTCCCGGGCATTCCCATTATGCCAGGGGTGCTTATTGCGGAATCGCTGGCGCAACTGGGTGCTGTTTATATAAAACAGCAGCCGGAGTTTAAGGATAAACTTATGGTTTTAGCGGGATTAGATAAGTTCAGGTTTAGGCGCCAGGTACTACCTGGAGACCAGCTCAAATTGGAAGTAGAGTTTTTGAGCATGAAGAAGAACATAGGAAAGGGACATGGTATAGCTACGGTTCAAGGCGAAATCGCATGTGAAGGCGATATTCTGTTTGCGGCGGTAGAAAATTGA
- a CDS encoding DNA double-strand break repair nuclease NurA, which yields MLIGNDQILKELKDFNAAIKNKRPPEKRALRDLIKEIGTFYTADKRCENKEMKIAAVDGSLFTYGGTYPYMLACCQSYAYVLPRDKGDISFARVFSPLLDDDLERMRAEGQQDDVSELEMAAIKTAQKLMSQLEMRAAMEAVQRYSPYLLMLDGGFVQYRIKAPELWDEFVKKALEAGTLIVGVIEEVSTHMISEVLENRIPSQPYDREVFYGNLEVGQWFLVHPDYCTKKGFMTAFARFSRQPQVIACDFLFEQRERVEEVMNAIYSMTPEHSRGIPLVLDLVDRAVRLTAPEIKKLIEVSLDPIAREMLLRAQRDRRLF from the coding sequence GTGCTTATAGGAAATGATCAGATTTTAAAAGAGCTTAAAGATTTTAATGCCGCTATAAAAAATAAAAGGCCACCAGAAAAACGCGCTTTAAGGGACTTAATAAAGGAAATAGGTACGTTTTATACTGCTGATAAAAGATGTGAAAATAAGGAGATGAAAATAGCGGCTGTAGACGGCTCTCTTTTCACCTATGGGGGCACTTACCCGTATATGCTGGCGTGCTGTCAATCTTACGCTTACGTCCTTCCCCGGGACAAAGGCGACATATCCTTTGCTAGGGTGTTTTCACCTCTGTTAGACGATGACCTTGAAAGGATGAGGGCTGAGGGGCAGCAGGACGACGTATCTGAGCTGGAGATGGCTGCCATCAAGACGGCACAAAAGCTGATGTCCCAGCTGGAAATGCGAGCTGCTATGGAGGCCGTCCAAAGGTATAGCCCATATTTGCTGATGCTGGACGGGGGCTTTGTCCAGTACCGCATAAAGGCTCCTGAACTGTGGGATGAATTTGTAAAAAAGGCATTGGAGGCGGGTACGCTCATCGTAGGGGTCATAGAAGAGGTTTCCACTCACATGATTTCGGAGGTCCTGGAGAACAGAATACCTTCACAGCCTTACGACAGAGAGGTATTTTACGGAAATCTGGAAGTGGGCCAATGGTTCCTGGTTCACCCTGATTACTGCACAAAGAAAGGCTTTATGACCGCTTTTGCTCGATTTTCAAGACAGCCCCAGGTTATAGCCTGCGATTTTTTGTTTGAGCAACGAGAGCGGGTGGAAGAGGTGATGAACGCTATATACAGCATGACGCCGGAGCACAGCAGGGGAATACCGTTGGTATTGGATTTAGTGGACAGAGCCGTGCGCCTGACGGCTCCAGAAATCAAGAAGCTCATAGAGGTGTCTCTGGACCCTATAGCCAGGGAGATGCTGTTGCGGGCGCAAAGGGACAGGAGATTATTCTAA
- a CDS encoding rod-binding protein: MVDPIAVQGIGAVYGNWYSSGVAKGSKAQEDEKLKELCKDFEAIMVSMMIKSMRSSVPEDGLIPDTFGEDVFRSMLDDQYAALMVQRQDFGIAQKLYDQLSQADSRGGN, from the coding sequence ATGGTAGATCCCATAGCAGTGCAGGGCATAGGTGCGGTATATGGAAACTGGTACAGCAGTGGGGTTGCTAAAGGGTCAAAAGCGCAGGAAGATGAGAAACTAAAGGAACTGTGCAAGGATTTTGAGGCGATCATGGTGAGCATGATGATAAAATCCATGAGGTCTTCGGTGCCGGAGGACGGGCTTATACCTGATACCTTTGGAGAAGATGTGTTCAGATCTATGCTGGATGATCAGTACGCTGCCCTTATGGTGCAAAGGCAGGATTTTGGCATCGCCCAGAAGTTATACGATCAACTATCTCAAGCAGACAGCAGAGGAGGCAATTGA
- a CDS encoding O-antigen ligase family protein, which produces MSGKSRGKTKKRTGSKLNISYFILAGYLVTLIYPPFFRGMYFDDEFLVAHIITSILAIIWLISKLVSGEKRLLKDPVDYGGLALLTVYVLASLFAVNPRAAWGEVLKYVNYFLILLMASKLPRNIREIRGSIYALGLSAFGVAFVGIGAAAGTIKYNGAWVGGRINSTIQYPNTAAALMMAGYVLVLALMNTAGNRWIKAFLNAAEYTLLLAFVFTYSRGAWVILPFILLLYGILLPKGTRSGFTIDVIGTFVPTAVAMRGFGNAIATGAGSAAWKWYLIGFATSLVVGLALQSVTGFTNRNIRAIAYGGIPTAIAVILVGIYLFTAQTQLVMSHISDKTNSDISVIRFVNVKPNTDYVLSFDVKTRELSDKPWDYGVVVQSRDYLDTPTSIVEKYGKASPTGETVKVDFRTLKDSKRVAIVFTNKFEGTEAIIDNAYVEQKGSGQRSYLKLKYKYIPESIASRINDISFTTKNSTERMVFYRDAFKIYRDYALLGAGGGAWASLYFMYQSYLYWTTQTHDYFMQVMVETGTLGLIALAMLIIGFIYGCYKGLKVQDKWNKVMLVGVVCSAVALWWHSALDFDLSLGAVSIFLWALMGLVYAFLRLEGISPSPTFKFDIGCSGAIVLAIAALVFSASLRLGLQYSKSGLAMLEANNYAGAVQQYSKAVAFDPLNAGFRLNYGKALEALGQQTGNSAYLARSQQMFEKAVNLEPYNSQYNAELGAFYLRHGAIQKGLDSIERSMAVQPLRPQNYQQKADAYFKVGQYYMSKGDKAAAKRYFDVVLKIPQDVEKVNRKALKPVEMTPETQNIIDEARKYVQQM; this is translated from the coding sequence ATGAGCGGTAAGAGTCGCGGCAAAACTAAAAAGAGGACAGGCAGTAAGCTTAACATAAGCTACTTTATACTGGCAGGTTATCTTGTCACGCTGATCTATCCCCCTTTTTTCAGGGGAATGTATTTTGACGACGAATTTCTGGTGGCTCATATCATCACATCAATTCTGGCCATCATATGGCTTATAAGTAAGTTGGTTTCGGGAGAAAAGAGGTTGTTAAAAGACCCTGTGGATTACGGAGGATTGGCTTTGCTGACTGTCTACGTGCTGGCGTCGTTGTTTGCTGTAAACCCCAGGGCGGCGTGGGGTGAGGTGTTAAAGTACGTCAATTATTTTTTGATTTTGCTGATGGCCAGCAAGCTGCCCCGCAATATAAGAGAGATAAGAGGGTCTATTTACGCGCTGGGTCTCAGCGCTTTTGGCGTGGCGTTTGTGGGCATAGGCGCTGCAGCTGGTACTATCAAGTATAACGGCGCATGGGTAGGTGGCAGGATAAATTCAACCATCCAGTACCCCAATACAGCAGCTGCTTTGATGATGGCAGGATACGTGCTAGTGCTGGCTTTGATGAATACAGCTGGTAACAGGTGGATCAAAGCGTTTTTAAATGCCGCGGAATATACGCTGCTTTTAGCCTTTGTATTCACTTATTCTCGGGGTGCATGGGTGATATTGCCGTTTATTTTATTGCTATACGGTATTTTATTGCCTAAAGGGACGAGATCCGGATTTACGATAGACGTTATAGGTACATTTGTCCCAACGGCTGTAGCGATGAGAGGATTTGGCAACGCTATAGCCACAGGGGCTGGTAGCGCAGCGTGGAAGTGGTATTTGATAGGATTTGCAACGTCGCTGGTGGTAGGGCTGGCCTTGCAAAGTGTGACCGGCTTTACCAACCGCAATATCAGAGCCATAGCCTATGGGGGTATACCTACGGCCATAGCGGTGATTTTGGTGGGTATTTACCTTTTTACAGCTCAGACACAGCTGGTTATGAGCCATATATCGGATAAGACAAACAGCGATATATCTGTGATAAGATTTGTGAATGTAAAACCCAATACCGATTACGTGCTTTCTTTTGATGTAAAAACGAGGGAATTATCCGACAAGCCTTGGGATTACGGTGTAGTGGTACAGAGCAGAGATTACCTGGATACACCCACTAGCATTGTTGAAAAATACGGCAAGGCTTCTCCTACAGGGGAGACGGTGAAAGTGGATTTTAGGACCCTTAAAGACTCCAAAAGGGTTGCCATCGTGTTTACCAACAAATTCGAGGGTACCGAAGCCATAATTGACAATGCATACGTGGAGCAAAAAGGAAGCGGTCAAAGGTCATATCTCAAGCTCAAATATAAATACATACCTGAGAGCATAGCCAGCAGGATTAACGACATAAGCTTTACCACTAAAAATTCTACAGAGCGCATGGTGTTTTACAGAGATGCCTTTAAGATTTACAGGGATTATGCCCTTTTAGGAGCCGGTGGAGGAGCATGGGCTTCTCTGTACTTTATGTACCAGTCTTACCTTTACTGGACCACGCAGACCCATGACTATTTTATGCAGGTTATGGTAGAGACAGGTACCCTGGGCCTTATAGCTTTAGCGATGCTGATAATAGGTTTTATATACGGTTGTTACAAAGGCCTAAAGGTACAGGATAAATGGAATAAGGTGATGCTGGTAGGAGTGGTTTGCTCTGCCGTTGCCCTGTGGTGGCATTCCGCTTTGGATTTCGATTTATCCTTGGGGGCTGTGTCCATATTTTTATGGGCGCTGATGGGGTTGGTGTACGCGTTTTTAAGGCTGGAAGGTATAAGCCCTTCGCCTACGTTTAAATTCGACATAGGTTGTTCAGGGGCTATAGTCCTGGCCATTGCGGCTTTGGTCTTTTCAGCGTCGCTCAGGCTGGGTCTACAGTACAGCAAAAGCGGGTTGGCTATGCTTGAAGCTAATAACTATGCGGGGGCTGTTCAACAGTATAGCAAAGCTGTGGCTTTTGATCCTTTAAATGCCGGCTTTAGGTTGAATTACGGTAAAGCGTTGGAGGCCTTAGGGCAGCAGACGGGGAACAGTGCATACTTAGCTAGATCACAGCAGATGTTTGAAAAAGCTGTAAATCTTGAACCCTATAATTCTCAGTACAACGCAGAGTTAGGGGCTTTTTACCTGCGCCACGGCGCTATTCAAAAAGGGCTTGATAGCATAGAGAGATCTATGGCAGTACAGCCTTTAAGGCCTCAGAACTACCAGCAAAAGGCTGATGCTTACTTTAAGGTAGGGCAGTATTATATGTCTAAGGGCGATAAAGCCGCTGCGAAAAGATACTTTGATGTGGTTTTAAAGATACCTCAGGATGTGGAAAAGGTAAACCGCAAGGCCTTAAAGCCTGTGGAGATGACGCCTGAGACGCAGAATATAATCGATGAGGCGAGAAAGTACGTGCAGCAGATGTGA